From the genome of Vibrio navarrensis, one region includes:
- a CDS encoding TonB-dependent siderophore receptor codes for MEKRHNRQFRPSALCLAIGLIMSGHSFAQENASDERVVVWGTHVSSNTESMVSDDISLKQADHMSDLLREIPGVDVGGTHSVNQRITIRGLGETDLDIRLDGASQHANMFHHVGNLTLNPDILKAAEIQVGNNSVAQNGLGGSVYFETKDARDLLRYDESFGVRVYGGYASNDSQQRSVTLYGLLGEPLDYMLYANYVTRDDFKDGNGDTTFGSAGDVYNILGKLGYEISNLHRLELSYDLYRDEGDYSPRPDMSGGANQGLSQDKLIPTEYNRDTVTLGYELRGDKHQGKVTLYTTKTKIKRDESGMAPRWPGNRVSKNSAENQNDGLNAKFVSNFDLAGRRNALTYGFDYMDKTSSSSYGEKRFMKESAKSFALFVEDQVWLTERFSITAGLRSDDYKREATTGTHKFDDVTWALATEWQASDAWSVFASTRSLFKGPELMETFVAYQDVAYLADDIKAETGQNTQGGVKFSQRVDKHAFGANLTLFKTDIDDYIAEAYDEATTSYLYYNMADVEIKGFEAAVSYGYDAFNGKLSYAKSDIKNKQTGGAVAAANGRSMDVGDSIALNLDYYAASWDVLLGWSSMLVLEEDNVLAGAPVKEGYNTHNLYAQWIPQKVDGLTVTFGIDNLFDETYTSHASRSGVARGFTLDDYEPGRNIKLSAAYQF; via the coding sequence ATGGAAAAACGTCATAATCGTCAATTTCGACCTTCTGCTCTTTGTCTGGCAATCGGTCTGATTATGTCAGGGCACAGTTTTGCTCAAGAAAATGCAAGTGATGAACGCGTTGTCGTTTGGGGAACGCACGTTTCCAGCAACACAGAATCGATGGTGTCGGACGACATCTCACTAAAGCAAGCGGATCATATGTCGGATCTGCTGCGCGAGATCCCGGGCGTGGATGTTGGTGGAACGCACTCCGTGAACCAGCGCATCACAATTCGTGGTCTTGGGGAAACGGATCTGGATATTCGTTTGGACGGTGCGTCACAACATGCCAACATGTTTCACCACGTTGGTAACTTAACGCTCAACCCAGACATCTTAAAAGCGGCGGAGATTCAAGTGGGGAACAACTCTGTTGCCCAAAACGGGCTAGGTGGCTCAGTCTATTTTGAAACCAAAGATGCTCGCGATTTGCTGCGCTATGACGAGTCGTTTGGCGTTCGTGTGTATGGCGGCTATGCCAGCAATGACAGCCAGCAGAGATCAGTGACACTTTACGGCCTGCTTGGTGAGCCGCTTGATTACATGCTCTATGCCAATTATGTGACCCGAGATGATTTCAAAGACGGAAATGGCGACACCACGTTTGGCAGCGCGGGTGATGTTTACAATATTCTCGGTAAGTTAGGCTATGAGATCAGCAATCTGCATCGCTTGGAACTGAGCTACGATTTGTATCGTGATGAGGGCGACTACAGCCCAAGACCTGATATGTCGGGCGGTGCAAACCAAGGCTTGTCTCAGGATAAGTTGATCCCGACGGAGTACAACCGTGATACGGTGACGTTGGGTTATGAACTGCGCGGTGACAAACATCAAGGCAAAGTGACGCTCTACACCACTAAAACCAAGATCAAACGTGACGAATCCGGTATGGCCCCAAGATGGCCAGGTAACCGAGTCAGCAAAAACTCGGCGGAAAACCAAAACGATGGCTTAAATGCGAAGTTTGTGTCGAATTTTGACCTAGCTGGGCGCAGAAATGCGCTGACATACGGCTTTGACTACATGGATAAAACCTCGTCATCGTCTTATGGCGAAAAGCGATTTATGAAAGAAAGTGCCAAGTCCTTTGCCCTGTTTGTGGAGGATCAAGTTTGGTTGACGGAACGTTTCTCCATCACTGCAGGTCTGCGCTCAGACGACTATAAACGTGAAGCAACAACGGGAACTCATAAGTTTGATGATGTGACTTGGGCTCTAGCCACCGAGTGGCAAGCAAGCGACGCTTGGAGCGTATTTGCCAGCACTCGCTCCTTGTTCAAAGGCCCTGAACTGATGGAAACCTTTGTTGCCTATCAAGACGTTGCTTACCTCGCCGATGATATTAAAGCGGAAACCGGGCAAAACACGCAAGGTGGTGTGAAATTTAGTCAGCGTGTCGATAAACACGCGTTTGGCGCCAATCTGACGCTGTTTAAAACCGATATTGATGACTATATAGCCGAAGCATACGATGAGGCGACAACGTCATATCTTTACTACAACATGGCTGATGTGGAGATCAAAGGATTCGAAGCGGCCGTTTCATACGGTTATGACGCTTTCAACGGTAAGCTTTCCTACGCTAAATCGGACATCAAAAATAAGCAGACTGGCGGTGCGGTTGCGGCGGCAAATGGCCGCAGTATGGATGTGGGTGATAGTATCGCACTTAACCTAGATTACTATGCAGCGTCATGGGATGTGCTATTGGGTTGGAGCTCAATGTTGGTACTTGAGGAAGATAATGTCTTGGCTGGCGCACCAGTGAAAGAGGGGTACAACACTCACAATCTCTACGCGCAGTGGATCCCACAGAAAGTCGATGGTTTGACCGTGACCTTTGGTATCGACAATTTGTTTGATGAGACCTACACCTCGCACGCGTCTCGCTCTGGGGTTGCCAGAGGATTTACCTTAGACGACTACGAACCGGGCCGAAACATCAAACTTTCTGCGGCCTACCAATTCTAA
- a CDS encoding helix-turn-helix domain-containing protein — protein sequence MARVVRNRERRRKIALTEQIGEPGQQQIITKGNSANTVLVEGQFLNYRYADAIALQGSISTELKESEIVSTAQPCLNLVFLLSGKVKFGFDNREFELCAAEQPKAIVINLAQPTTFRRTLLANNQIKKLNIAIHPDWLKHRLSGDEPIAHFLSHHLACCELPFAENMAKAISTILAMSVCGSLQQKLQLECQSHLLIAQCLNLLNEQNFERPTSEPHHDYHKIEQILSYIDANLHQPLDLTHLAKRFSMSVSNLQRHFKQALNLTISGYIRHRRLNIAKIQLERGLISVTEAAYEAGYHHPSNFTNAFKRTFGITPNEIAQKPLLSTIKGNSAA from the coding sequence ATGGCGCGAGTGGTAAGAAATCGAGAAAGAAGAAGAAAAATTGCCCTAACCGAGCAAATTGGAGAACCAGGTCAACAACAAATTATTACCAAGGGGAACTCTGCCAATACGGTACTGGTTGAAGGCCAGTTTCTCAACTACCGCTATGCAGATGCGATCGCCTTGCAAGGCAGTATCAGCACCGAACTCAAAGAGAGCGAAATCGTCTCAACCGCGCAGCCGTGCCTGAACTTGGTGTTTTTGCTCAGCGGCAAAGTAAAATTTGGTTTTGATAACCGCGAGTTTGAGCTCTGTGCTGCTGAACAGCCAAAAGCGATAGTGATCAATCTAGCCCAACCGACCACGTTCAGACGCACTCTGCTCGCCAACAATCAGATCAAAAAGCTCAATATTGCTATTCATCCCGATTGGTTAAAGCACCGTTTAAGCGGCGACGAACCGATTGCTCACTTTCTTTCGCATCATTTGGCCTGCTGCGAACTGCCTTTTGCAGAAAACATGGCAAAAGCCATCAGCACCATCCTCGCCATGTCGGTCTGCGGCTCTTTACAGCAAAAGCTACAACTGGAGTGCCAGTCTCATTTGTTGATCGCACAGTGCTTAAATTTACTGAATGAGCAAAACTTCGAGCGCCCTACTTCAGAGCCACATCATGACTATCACAAAATCGAACAGATCCTCTCTTACATTGATGCAAATTTGCACCAGCCGCTCGACCTGACTCACTTGGCCAAGCGCTTTTCCATGAGCGTGTCCAATTTACAACGCCACTTTAAACAGGCGCTCAACTTGACCATCAGCGGCTATATTCGTCATCGCCGTTTGAACATTGCCAAAATTCAGCTTGAACGTGGATTGATCAGCGTCACCGAAGCAGCGTATGAGGCGGGCTACCATCATCCATCCAATTTCACCAATGCCTTTAAGCGTACATTCGGCATCACTCCCAATGAGATTGCACAAAAGCCACTACTCAGTACAATCAAGGGAAACAGCGCAGCCTGA
- the cueR gene encoding Cu(I)-responsive transcriptional regulator → MNIGAIAKLTGLSSKSIRMYEEKGLISPPLRSDSGYREYGAKHIQELNLISRAKQAGFSLQECKEFVQLAENPERKSSEVKARTKEKLAEVEQKIAHLQEIKQQLESWITACPGNTDSHCPILDDLTR, encoded by the coding sequence ATGAATATTGGTGCAATTGCAAAGTTAACCGGATTATCAAGCAAATCGATCCGCATGTATGAAGAGAAGGGGCTGATATCGCCGCCGCTGCGCAGCGATTCAGGCTATCGCGAATATGGGGCAAAACACATTCAGGAACTCAACCTCATTTCTCGTGCTAAACAGGCAGGGTTTTCGCTGCAAGAGTGCAAGGAGTTTGTGCAATTGGCCGAGAATCCTGAGCGAAAGAGCAGCGAAGTCAAAGCAAGAACCAAAGAAAAACTGGCTGAAGTGGAACAGAAAATCGCCCATTTACAGGAAATCAAGCAGCAACTGGAAAGTTGGATCACCGCTTGTCCAGGAAATACCGACAGCCACTGCCCGATTTTAGACGATTTGACGCGCTAA